Genomic window (Maridesulfovibrio ferrireducens):
CGGTCTGGGTTGGCTTATGCATTCTCGGCGGTGTTTTCCTAGGCAAAGTCGCACCGGGATTAGCCCAGACACTTGATGGCATGTCGATCAATGTTAACGGTGCTCCGGTTGTTTCCATTCCGATTGCGATCTGCCTCTTTTTTATGATGTATCCAATTATGGTAAAAATTGATTTTGCCAGTGTTATCAAAGCTGGGAAGAGCGGTAAGCCTGTATTTCTGACTCTGTTTGTTAATTGGTGTATTAAGCCGTTTACCATGTACGCCATTGCGATATTTTTTCTCGGGTACTGTTTTAAAAGTTTCATCGGGGTTGATGCGGTCGATCTTGTAAAAATGCCGTTTGGACTCGATTTGGCCGTCGGTTCAATACACGGCGCAGGGACGGTTGTTTTGCAGGACGGAATCAAGATGCTGCAAATTCCGCTTTGGCGCAGTTATTTTGCCGGGTGTATTCTTCTGGGAATAGCGCCTTGTACGGCAATGGTGCTGGTTTGGGGCTATCTTGCGCGAGGCAATGACGGGCTGACGCTGGTCATGGTTGCCATCAATTCATTGGCGATGTTGATTCTTTATGGTTTCCTTGGTGGATTTTTACTTGGAGTAGGTCAACTTCCTGTTCCGTGGCAGGCACTGCTTTTATCTGTCACTATTTATGTGGCTCTACCTTTGTTTGCAGGATACTTGTCTCGGAAGTGGATTATCAAGTCGAAGGGTGAGACTTGGTTCAAAGAAAAGTTTTTGCACGTATTAACGCCTATAACTATCAGTGCATTGCTTTTGACTTTGATCCTGCTGTTCAGCTTCAAAGGCGAAGTAATTCTCGCTAATCCATTAACTATTCTCTGGATTTCAATACCGTTGTTTCTCCAGACTGTTTTTATTTTTGCATTAGGATATGGCGCTGCCAAATTTATGAAGTTGAATTACGAGGATGCCGCTCCTGCTGCGATGATCGGAGCTTCGAATCATTTCGAAGTCGCAATTGCTACAGCCGTTATGATTTTCGGACTTTCATCCGGTGCCGCTCTCGCCACTGTTGTAGGAGTTTTGATCGAGGTTCCTGTAATGCTTATGCTTGTTGGTGTTTGTAAGCGAACAGCCGGTTGGTTTCCACAGGAAAAATAAATGTTTAGTTGTCCTTTTTTCTAATTACTTAAATTAGCTTTGACCTAATTCCTTTTACCGTTATTATACGAACGGATTCGGAGTTAATATGTATAAATTAACCTAATTTATTGCGTATTTATGAATGTATTAATTCTGCTATAGTATACGAAATAATGAAGTTTGCGACTTGCTTAATATTATAAGGAATAGAAAATGGAATCATTAAAAGAACTGTATCGCATCGGGGTCGGACCTTCTTCCAGTCATACTATGGGGCCGCGAATGGCTGCGGAACGTTTTCTTGAAAAACATCCGACAATTCCTTTTTTTCGCGTAACTCTTTTTGAGAGTCTTGCGGCAACAGGAAAAGGACATCTTACCGATTGGGCAGTGATTTCTGTGCTTGGTGAAGAAAAGACAGAAATAGTCTGGAAGGCGGAAGAAAAGATGGTTGAGCATCCTAACGGTATGCTCTTTGAAGCTTTAAATGAAAGCAAAAAAGTCGTTGATTCGTGGAAAGTATATAGTGTCGGTGGTGGAGCCATTCGGGAAGAAGGTAAAGGTTCATCCAGCATTGAACCTGTTTATAAAGAGCAGCATATTGCAGCAATCATGGCTCACTGCGAAGATAAAGGGATAACATACTGGGAATATGTCGAGCAGTGCGAAGGACCTGAAATTTGGTATTTTTTGCGTAACATATGGACTGCAATGGAAAAATCTTTAGAGCGCGGCCTAGACGCAGAAGGCGTACTACCAGGTTCCATCGGACTTAGGAGGCAGGCGAAATCATATTTACGCCGGACACATCTGGCTAGTCATGATATGCAGTTGACCGGACTTACTACAGCCTATGCGCTTGCAGTTTCTGAAGAAAATGCTGCTGGCGGTGTAATTGTAACGGCTCCGACCTGTGGCTCCTGTGGTATTGTTCCCGCAACCCTCAGATATCTCAAAGACCTTTACGATTTAAAAGAAAATGATCTTATCCGCGCTCTGGCAACTGCTGGATTATTCGGGAATGTAATTAAAACTAATGCTTCAATTTCTGGAGCGGAAGTAGGGTGTCAGGGAGAGGTCGGTTCAGCTTGTGCCATGGCTTCCGCTGCGGCAACTCAGTTGATGGGAGGAACCCTTCGTCAAATAGAATATGCGGCGGAAATGGGACTTGAACATCACTTGGGACTTACCTGTGATCCTGTTGACGGATTGGTGCAGATTCCCTGTATCGAACGTAATGCCTGCGCTGCAACTCGTGCATTGGCCCGTGCACAGATGTCTATTCTTTCAGACGGCACTCACAGAATTTCATTTGATGAGGTTGTCACAGTAATGAAAGAGACCGGACACGATTTACCTAGTCTCTACCGTGAAACTTCAAACGGCGGACTTGCTAAAGCTTATAATGCTCGTTGTAAGTGCTAAAGTTTATGTCTTTTTACGTTAAAGCTACACTGATCTATTTCTTCTGCTATTTTTATATACGGCTGTGGATTTGCCGTATGTTGAGCGAGAAGCCTAAAACGAAGCGCGGAATTCTCATCCTTACCGATGTTATGACTGTTTCGTTACCTCTGACTATTTTTTTTAAAGCTGATATCCCATATGCCACCAAGCTTTTCCTACAAGGAACCGGATATACATGGGCCGCCATTATTGCCTGTATGGTTCCGCTGGGACTTTGTATCGAGCCTATCCGGTTCGGTATGAAGCTTATGGCTCCGGATTTTATAATACCTAAAGTTAAAATTTTCGCAGGATTATGTCTCCTTTCGGCTCTTATGGCTATAGGAGGTTATATTAATGCAACATCTCCTGTTATTCGTGAGCTTGAATTTGATCTAAGAAGTAGTAACGCGACTGCCGGGACAGAATATGACATTGCCGCAATAACAGATCTTCATGCCGGAAAACTTATGAGCCGCGTGCGGGTTGGTAAGATTGTTACATCCATTAACCAGATGACGCCCGATATAATCCTTTTAGTTGGTGATATTCTTGATGATCGAGACGCAGAACTTAGCGGTGCCGTTGATGAACTTGCGCGTTTGAAAGCGCCTTTGGGAAAATATGCGGTTCTTGGGAATCATGAATATTATCTAGGTGACAAGTGGGCTAAAAAAATACTTGAAGAGCAGGGGATCACGGTTCTGTCTGACGAGGCGGAATCTGTTGATGGCAAGTTCTTACTTGTCGGGCGCAATGATTTTTCGGCAACCATGCGTAATAGTACTAGAAAATTATTAATTGAAATTGTCCCGGACAATAATGATCTGCCCATAGTTGTACTCGATCATACTCCTCGTAAACTTGAAGAAGCTGATAAGGACGGGGTTGCTTTGCAAATCTCCGGACATACTCATAATGGTCAGCTTTTTCCGTTTAATTTTATAATTGATGAAATTTATGAAAAGGGATGGGGACCATTTCAAAAGGGTAAGACTTGGTATTACATCAGTTGTGGTGTCGGTTTTTGGGGTCCTCCGATGCGCACTAACAGCCGTCCTGAAATTTTGTTGATTCACATTAAGATTTAGTTATATTTTTTTCTAAAAATCGGGGTGGTAAATTTATGTTGATAAAGGCGCGAAAATTATTTTTGCGTCTTTAATTTTATTCTGCATATATGCAGAGTTCTTTTTATAAGTTATTATTAGATTCGTAAATGTGAATAAAACAAGCTTGATTTGCAAGGAAGTCATGCTATAGTGCTAGAGATGCTAATAATGTGGAGTATACATGCAATTAAAAGTGGATACATCAGGTACAGTTCAAAATTTTCAGGACATACTTTTAAGTATGAAGCAAGATCCTACTATTACGGGTGTTATTGTTTTTGCCTGCCATGCGAATGGCTTCACTTCAGATCAGCTTGACCCTATTTTAACTGAATATTCCTTACCTGTGATCGGAGGTGTTTTCCCTTCTATTTT
Coding sequences:
- the arsB gene encoding ACR3 family arsenite efflux transporter, with product MTKKTCSANDRKMTSIFERYLTVWVGLCILGGVFLGKVAPGLAQTLDGMSINVNGAPVVSIPIAICLFFMMYPIMVKIDFASVIKAGKSGKPVFLTLFVNWCIKPFTMYAIAIFFLGYCFKSFIGVDAVDLVKMPFGLDLAVGSIHGAGTVVLQDGIKMLQIPLWRSYFAGCILLGIAPCTAMVLVWGYLARGNDGLTLVMVAINSLAMLILYGFLGGFLLGVGQLPVPWQALLLSVTIYVALPLFAGYLSRKWIIKSKGETWFKEKFLHVLTPITISALLLTLILLFSFKGEVILANPLTILWISIPLFLQTVFIFALGYGAAKFMKLNYEDAAPAAMIGASNHFEVAIATAVMIFGLSSGAALATVVGVLIEVPVMLMLVGVCKRTAGWFPQEK
- a CDS encoding metallophosphoesterase, which encodes MLSEKPKTKRGILILTDVMTVSLPLTIFFKADIPYATKLFLQGTGYTWAAIIACMVPLGLCIEPIRFGMKLMAPDFIIPKVKIFAGLCLLSALMAIGGYINATSPVIRELEFDLRSSNATAGTEYDIAAITDLHAGKLMSRVRVGKIVTSINQMTPDIILLVGDILDDRDAELSGAVDELARLKAPLGKYAVLGNHEYYLGDKWAKKILEEQGITVLSDEAESVDGKFLLVGRNDFSATMRNSTRKLLIEIVPDNNDLPIVVLDHTPRKLEEADKDGVALQISGHTHNGQLFPFNFIIDEIYEKGWGPFQKGKTWYYISCGVGFWGPPMRTNSRPEILLIHIKI
- a CDS encoding L-serine ammonia-lyase, coding for MESLKELYRIGVGPSSSHTMGPRMAAERFLEKHPTIPFFRVTLFESLAATGKGHLTDWAVISVLGEEKTEIVWKAEEKMVEHPNGMLFEALNESKKVVDSWKVYSVGGGAIREEGKGSSSIEPVYKEQHIAAIMAHCEDKGITYWEYVEQCEGPEIWYFLRNIWTAMEKSLERGLDAEGVLPGSIGLRRQAKSYLRRTHLASHDMQLTGLTTAYALAVSEENAAGGVIVTAPTCGSCGIVPATLRYLKDLYDLKENDLIRALATAGLFGNVIKTNASISGAEVGCQGEVGSACAMASAAATQLMGGTLRQIEYAAEMGLEHHLGLTCDPVDGLVQIPCIERNACAATRALARAQMSILSDGTHRISFDEVVTVMKETGHDLPSLYRETSNGGLAKAYNARCKC